From Triticum aestivum cultivar Chinese Spring chromosome 7B, IWGSC CS RefSeq v2.1, whole genome shotgun sequence:
GAAATGTTGTTCTTCCAACGGAGTTCACCTTTGCAAGGGTGCTGAGATGGAGCTTGTGTATTGCTCTGATGGAGCAGGGCACCCAAATCCAAGTGCTGGTATATAAACGTGGCTTGAGGATGATATAATTGTTGCCACTGCTCTCATTGACATGTATTGTAAGTTAGGTTCCTTGAAGCATGTCAGGAAACTCTTCAATGGTGTCCGTGTCAAGGATTTACTGCTATGGAATACAATGGTTGTTGGTATATTGCAGAATGGGAAAGGCAGGGAAGCTATTCCAGTTACCGAGGCTGAGGCATCCTACTAAGTAGGAGCATTGTGCAAAGTCGAAATTCAAAAGGTGAACTTGTTCCTTTTGCTGGCTTTATGAGTGCCTTTTATTGGAAGTGTATAAACTTGAATCTTTCTGTAAAACAAACATACTTGCAGGGATTATTAACGCAAGAAGAACAAGCGTGAATGCGATGAGCAAAACTTCTTCGTGGAAGCGGACTTATGGCTATGATCGTGTTAATGACGATAGAGACAATCCAATCATTGAAGCCAGAATCACAGGTGGTAAGCAACATGTCTTCTCTATCTACTGCTGgtgaatttatttatttatttcgtgGCAAGACTATTAATCTTCCCGAGCTTTCCCAGTGCTGAGTACACATAGTGGTTATCATGTGATGACATCAGTGCTTAACAGCCCGCGTGCTTCTTCTTATGTACACTGTTTATTTTTAAATATCAGATGCTGTTTTCATTTATGACCACTTGAATCTAACAATGTAATTTGTTGTGAAATGTATTCGTTTTCAAACCTGTTTGCTCAATATATTACTGTTCTATTGGATATTTGTCTGTGATAGAGCCTGGTGTTGATCCTTTTGCTCAAtagagggaggagaagaagaacagGTTGATTATCAAGAAAAGAACATACTTTAGAATTTAAAGAACGCTGCAAAAGTTAGTGCTCTGCCAAGGTAATCATTTCTATTATCATCATCTGTATACATCATGTACTACTTTGTTTATTATCCATTACATTAGCAACTCAAGTTTCTCATCTAACGCTTTCTGAAAAAAACCCGGAACCGTGCAGTCATATACAGCTTGGTACCACACCTGTGCCCATCACTGGGATTAAAGCGGATCTGCCTAGAAAATCTAAAAACAAAGATGTTGCGAATCTTTGGTAATAAATGTGATTCTTTTATCGCGGAGTATGGCGAATCAATGCTTGGGAAATGTATCAAACTATACTTCCGGAAACCTCTAGAAAGTTATAAAAAGGGAAATCATGCATATCTTGACAGCCCATATCTTTAATTGATTTCCATATTAATATGTATAAATCACGCATGTTCTACAGCTGTACCATCTTGTCGCTCTCCCCATCAAGGTATATAAATACAGTTTTCTTTGCCGAGCTTTGTGCTAATCGAAAGATAATTTCTGAGGTGCACAAGAATTCTGTATTCGACGGGTATGTACAAGCCTGTTTGATTTCTCTCACTTATATGTCAATCTAGTTATGCAGTATTTTTTGGATTGCATAAGTCTAGTCATTTGGTTTGGTACAAACTATTTTAGATCTTTGTGATCCAGCGCCGCCCGCAATGGCCATTCTCTAGAATTCTAGATCTAAATATCAATATGGTGTTAGCAGCCGTTGAATTTATAATTAGGAGGTTATAGATCTAACAAAAATTCATCGCTGATGCCAGTAGGTATAGAAATCGATGGTTGCCATGATCTGATAGTTACGATTCTTCTCAGGTGAGCATATGTTTGGGTTGTAGGATGACCGCGACCCTAAGATCTGTATTACTATCAATCTCAAATCTTATTCTTGGTATTCAACTATCGATCGAAACGGTCCCACGGGATCTACTAGATGAATTGGGAGGTTGGGGTTTTGGAAACCTCGATCGTATAATGATGCCACCTTTGTAGGGGATACGAGTGCGGATGGTGATACTCATACCAGAATATGCATCTTAATATGTATGAATAAAATATCTTTATATATCATGAATATATAGTTGGAATGGTTTACCATGATTCAGATATTCTATTTATTTCTGTCTGTATATTCATGTTCACTGCTGGTATTCGTATCTCTTCTTTGAATAAACTTATTCATCTATGTTCTTAACATGTCTATGATGCGAATATGGTTTTTCTATTATCCAGCTGCGTTTGATCAGTTCCCACCCTTGCCTCCATctacttttcttttttttttctttgtttgaaaCCATCTGGTGGGAATATTCAACTGAGTTATCCACTCTCTAGCTATATATGCTTTATGGAGCACCTGTGGGGCATGCCTGGAGTTAGAAACCACATTATCATCACTATCGATTGCTTGTGCAATCTAAGCTGTTTATGTGTTATAGGAACACATCTTATATGTTATCCAGAGGTCATTCTCTTTTTGGGCACTGCACTTAAGATGTAACAGAAAACAAGATGCCAAGTTTGTGGTGGCTTACATTGCTGTAGAATGGCTCAGTTGCCTTTGTAGCCAGATTTATTCCACTGATCTTTGTCAACCGTTTACTTTGTTTGATTTTGCTGGTGTATATTTGGCTGTGCATGCATATTTTTAACTATGTCTGCTCTGGTGCACTGATCTTAGTTTCTGAACTAGCAAATAATTATATTTGATTTTGCGAGGATCCTAACAATGAAATGCACTCTGTTTGAAACTGATCTTTTAAGAGAGCCACAAATGTTCACAATCATCTAAAGGCTCTGCACAAAATTTTATTTTGTAACCTAGAGGCTAGCACTATCTGACTGTCTTAAAGATTTTCTTACTTTATGATTGAGCTGCAATTTTTTTTCACATTGTTTTACTTTATAATTGATCTAATTAATAGtgattttcattctttttttacaGTGCCGGAAAGACCATTGATTTTCGGGCAAGCAAGATCAAGCAGTGCACATGGTACCGATGGGTGTTGTCACTCCTGCTGGTTCACAGCCAACACGACCATTCCCTGGCAATCCAGCTCAGCTCAGTGCTCAGGAGCAGCTTATGTACGAGCAGTCGCAGGAGTATCAGCTGCAGCTCCAGCAGCAGCGCCAGAGGCAGCTCCAGCAGTTCTGGGCCGAGCAACGGTCAGAGATGGAGCAGGCGACTGACATCAAGAACCACCCCCTGCCACTCACTAGGATAAGGAAGATCATGAAGGCCGACGAGGATGTCCGCATGATCTCGGCAGAGGCTCCGGCGCTCTTCGCGAAAGCATGCGAGATGTTCACACTGGAGATGACGATGAGGTCATGGATGGTTACAAAGGAGGACAAGCGCCGGATCCTGCAGAGGAGTGACATCGCCGCTGCTGTGGCTAGGACTGACATTTACGACTTCTTGCTGGATTTATTTGCCAGTGAAGAGACGAAGCAAGGGTTCTTGCTTCCTATGGCCGGGCAGGGGCAGCAGCCCATGGGGGCTCAAGCTGGTGCATACCCGTACTACTATGCGCCGGAGCAGCAGGTGGCAGGTGCGTCGATGGTGTATGGTGGCCCGTCGACCTATGTGTGGCAAGAGCCTCAGGTACAAGAGCAGGGCCATCCGTCCGGCACCTACATGTGGCAAGAGCCTCCACAACAGCAAGAGGGGCCCTGAAGCTGTCGCCAGATTCAGAGTCCTCGTTTCAGCCTGGACATTTAAAAAAAAAACTTTGGATCTCGCGTTAGCTTTCATAATATGATCGTTATTCGTCGGTTGAAACAGGAGGTTTCTGATCAGCAGAAGCTTAGGAGGTCCTCCTGGAAGGTTGGTTGCTGTTGTCGTGGTGTCGTTTCAGAAGTACTATGAGTTTATGATTTGAGACTAATTGGTCGAATTTTACCATTCCAAACCCAAAAGATTGCCTCCGGTGATGCCTTCTTTTTATTTCTATCTATTTATGATATGTTTGCGTGTGGCAATACCATGAATTTGTGATTTGAGactaagtggtcaaattttaccgtTCCAAACACAAAAGTTGGCCTCTGGTGATGCCTTGTTTTTATTTCTACCTATCTATGATGTGTTTGCTTGTGGTTAAGCTGTAGTATTGTCTTGCATGAAGTTTCAGATCATATGCTGAGCTCCAGCTGAATCTATCCGAAACCGAATGTGCATTGATGTTTTGCAAAATAAACAGTTGATGGTCGGTCATTCTGCTGGTGAAGCATGGCAAGTAGCAGTAACTGAATGCACAAGGATCTGTAGAGCAGCATCAAGTCTTTTATCGACGACAGGAAAGCTGGGTCACTGGGTGATGCAGGTAGTCAAAAGGGGATGGCATTTTTAGCCTCCAAACTGTCGCCGTCCACGCGTGCTATCACAGGCCGGTCGGCTCCGTTTTGTGAGCAGCTAGCGTGATGACCGTCGATGCCGGGTATCATTATCATCGCATCACGTGCCTCACTGGGCTTGTGTTTAGCCGAGACCAGATGTCGTTCCAAGCCCAGTTTACACCGGCACAGTGCATCACTTGCGACGTCACAAAAGAGGCTTCATCACATTAAAAAAAAGAGCTTCattcaggccaactccaccgcacgaccccaaacggatgtCCGGATTGGCCGAATTTTGTCCATTTGGGACGCCGATGGGTTCACCGTGTCCGGCTTTGTCCGATGGGTCGTGCGTGCGCCcaccgcgcggccgcaccccaaatcatgtccggggtggacgtgaataaaaaaaatataaaaactagAATGAAATGactaaaaaagtaaataagcacatttaaaaaaacataaaacatatataggggTCACGGCCACAAAACGGCTCAGTTTCTCAGTCCACTTAAACGGTCCAGTTTtataattaacataaaaacaaaataaaaaagccTCCCGCGCGCTCCTGCTGCACCCGCCGGTgccgtggccgtcgccgtcttcactggTCACCGGTGTTGTcatcgtcgctgacgaggtcgacgtaggccgGTGGCGTCCACAGGTGGGCCGGCGGCGCGTGGTAGACGGGGGCGGCTTGGAAggccggaggtgcctgcaccacctcctcccgtggcgaggcctcccgctccggtgaccatggcgtagtggcgcaccagttcacgcccacgtCGGCGCCCATCTCCGGAGCAGTGcaggaccagccccacccctggcccagcaGCTCCTGGAACGCGGCCGGCGGCTCCTCCTCCATCGTGTCCTCCGTCACGGCCGCCAGCTGCAGCTCCGGGAAGGCGACGTCGCCGACGGCAAAGAGGGCCATGGCCTCCTCCAGGCCGTCCCATTGCCGCTCGTCatgcgtgttcatggagtcctccatgacacgctgcacgagacgggcctcctcctccgctgtcatgcgaggaggtggaggtggcgaaggagacggggaaggcgacggcgtgggcgtcagGCCGCGCACCCGCATACGCCCGCGCGCCTCTgcacgtggccgccgcggccccgacaCCATGCCGGCGAAGTACGACGCACGACGCgtgtcgtgctcgtcctggagccatGTGTCCCACAACGGGGAGTCGGGGGCGTACTTGTGGTCGTATtacaggtcgtcggggaggaggcggcggcgacgcgcgATCTCATCGCGCCGGGCACGGCCGCTCGCTGGCACTGGTGGAATGGTGACCTGGTCCGCGGAGAGGTGCCAACCgttggggaggtggacgtcgctccacgggaccggcgtcctCATCTCCCAGTACCTCCGGCACACGTCCGCGGGGGCTCGACGGGAGGAGCGCGGCGGTGACTCGGGATCCTCCTTCTTCACGGATCCGCGACGACGGCCCGAGGAGGAGCCGacctcgcggtcgtgcttccccttgcggctGTAGTTCCAAAGGCCCATGGCTGCGACCGGCCGGCGAGGTCGACGACGGGGAGCGGTTTAGGGTTTCGAGGGTGTCGGGTTTCGAGGGGGCAGAGAGGGGCCAGAGTGGAaagtgtggacgacgaccggtccacggcttcccatttaagaaggacgacGACCCGGAGCtatgcggatgacaggtggggccacccgcCTGTGCGCATTTATGTTGAcaggtgggaggtaggtggccgcctgccacacGGCCCCGACGCGGACGCTCGAAGCGTCCGTTCgctgtccgccgcgacccaaacccagcgcaagtttgcgctcgaaatgggtcggcccggataCAAAACGGATCAGATAGGTCTGGATCGTCGCGCGTTGGGCCGCCTGATTTGTCCGTTTTGCCCCAAACGAACGGGACCGGATAAAATaggatcgcgcggtggagttggcctcattgTAGTGGAATGAATATGGGCTTTCCGGCCATACTAGTGGCAACGCGGTCATACATGTGGGATCGGTCACATACGTGCCCTGCCGGTCGTGTCACTGTCGTGTGCCACAGACGGCTACCTGAGCCGGGGGcatggtcatatatatatatatatatatatatatatatatatatatatatatatatatatatgcacctGAAATTTGGATGCCGAAATGTTTTCCTTATGGAGATTGCTCCATAAAGAAGCAATGCAGACTTGTAAACATACGTTGATTGGTGCCAGAATAGGGCTACAAGGGTCCTTCACATTAACAAATGGCTGCACTTTGAGAAGTGAATAGTGTCCACAAATTTACGTTTCCTTCTTTAGAATATGCATATAGTCGTACTTTTTGCGCCAAGATTTTTTTTGTGGAAAGGAAATATCACGTGGTGATGTCAAGAGCTTGAAAACATCATCACAAGTTGTGAATGTCGGACATTTTGCATTTGGTATCTTTGAAGTTTTTATattggtccccccccccccccccaaagtcgTATCCCATAGGCTTCATAGGTTCTTGACCTTTATTGATCATGTCCGATAGGAAATTGTCCTAAAATGATCATGATTCCAAATAATCAAATGGCATAGTGAATAATGAAACAAGCAATACAAAATGGAGCAAAAGACGTAATGTTTCTGCTGCAACCTTGTGTCGAATAGGACCTGGGCAGGCCGAGTGTCGGTGGTGCCCATGGTTGTTCGTATCCATTGGAGCTGAGGCGAGTCGAACACTGTCTCCGGCACCTCTGGCTGCGTCTAGCCGTCCGGAATCGCCCATTAGGAAGTCGGATTGTTGTCAGTCGCGGGTGGAGCAGATGGTGGCTTCCTTGTCAGTGGCAGCGTGGACGCGTGTGGGGCAGGCGGGCGCAGCAGACACATCCTCATCAATGTCCACAACCTACTTGACCAGA
This genomic window contains:
- the LOC123162517 gene encoding nuclear transcription factor Y subunit C-4, which translates into the protein MVPMGVVTPAGSQPTRPFPGNPAQLSAQEQLMYEQSQEYQLQLQQQRQRQLQQFWAEQRSEMEQATDIKNHPLPLTRIRKIMKADEDVRMISAEAPALFAKACEMFTLEMTMRSWMVTKEDKRRILQRSDIAAAVARTDIYDFLLDLFASEETKQGFLLPMAGQGQQPMGAQAGAYPYYYAPEQQVAGASMVYGGPSTYVWQEPQVQEQGHPSGTYMWQEPPQQQEGP